One Mugil cephalus isolate CIBA_MC_2020 chromosome 12, CIBA_Mcephalus_1.1, whole genome shotgun sequence DNA segment encodes these proteins:
- the LOC125018283 gene encoding granzyme B-like, producing MIHACCILYVLLMVTLAGASESGIVGGKVTKPHSRPYMASLQYQGKHSCGGILIREDFVLTAAHCQDSQTMTVVLGAHDVTKKEKSQQHIKVAKYYPYQKFDGTIDYDIMLLKLENNATLNKYVKTIGLPKKNGKIPAKIKCVVAGWGKTGPNESASPVLKEATETIQFPSECNKIWQKYFTSARMICTTFGKKGGVCQGDSGGPILCNNKVQGLTAFTRINECDNPKYPHVFTKVNFYSAWINETMKN from the exons ATGATCCACGCGTGCTGCATCCTATACGTCCTTTTGATGGTCACTCTCGCTG GGGCTTCTGAGAGTGGCATAGTAGGTGGTAAAGTTACAAAGCCTCATTCTAGACCCTACATGGCTTCACTCCAGTACCAAGGAAAACATTCATGTGGTGGGATCCTTATTCGGGAGGACTTCGTTCTCACTGCAGCGCACTGCCAAGA ctctcAAACCATGACAGTGGTACTCGGAGCACATGACGTAactaagaaagagaaaagtcaGCAACATATCAAAGTGGCCAAGTACTATCCATATCAAAAATTCGATGGAACAATCGACTATGACATTATGTTACTGAAG TTGGAAAACAATGCAACACTGAATAAGTACGTGAAAACCATCGGACTACcaaagaaaaatgggaaaatcCCAGCGAagatcaaatgtgttgttgccGGCTGGGGTAAAACTGGACCCAATGAGTCTGCCTCACCTGTTCTGAAGGAAGCCACGGAGACGATTCAGTTCCCCTCTGAGTGCAATaagatatggcaaaaatatttCACTTCTGCACGAATGATTTGCACCACATTTGGCAAAAAGGGAGGCGTTTGCCAG GGTGATTCTGGTGGACCAATCCTCTGCAACAATAAGGTTCAAGGTTTAACAGCTTTTACAAGGATAAATGAGTGTGATAATCCAAAGTACCCCCATGTCTTCACAAAAGTTAATTTCTACTCTGCCTGGATTAATGAAACGATGAAGAACTAA